From the genome of Vicia villosa cultivar HV-30 ecotype Madison, WI linkage group LG2, Vvil1.0, whole genome shotgun sequence, one region includes:
- the LOC131647253 gene encoding uncharacterized protein LOC131647253, producing MQKQQESEETAMDSLMSPSFSTYSSNNINDVAEQVINENDYSHSQNDKDDFEFVAFPKTADEVFSDHRRGNSIRGVFPIYNHNQKRNSVMAEMIPLRELMNSDGDRRNSDAVDISTALRKVITGDQNRNIDPPSSSSSDVWDELDAVSPESYCLWTPKSPISSPMASPIKCKKSNSTGSSSNSTSSKRWKFLSLLRRCKSDGKESMILVSPSLEFKKEAKVENSKVKSGGKGSLVKNNAKVVEKKIPVTERKIPAAVTAMEAFYLRKKENNRNSYLPYKQELIGFGVGFHANIGRGSPLHV from the coding sequence ATGCAAAAACAACAAGAAAGTGAAGAGACTGCAATGGACTCTTTGATGTCTCCAAGTTTCAGCACTTATTCTTCTAATAACATAAACGACGTCGCTGAACAGGTTATTAACGAAAACGACTACTCGCACTCCCAAAACGACAAAGATGATTTCGAATTCGTCGCGTTTCCAAAAACTGCTGATGAGGTTTTCTCCGATCACCGCCGCGGAAATTCAATTCGTGGCGTCTTTCCGATCTACAACCACAACCAAAAGAGAAATTCTGTTATGGCGGAGATGATTCCGTTACGAGAATTGATGAATTCCGACGGCGACAGAAGGAATTCCGATGCGGTGGATATTTCGACTGCGTTACGGAAAGTAATCACTGGAGATCAGAATCGGAATATTGATCCTCCGTCGTCGTCATCGTCTGACGTGTGGGACGAACTTGATGCGGTTTCGCCGGAGTCGTATTGCTTGTGGACACCTAAATCTCCGATATCATCGCCGATGGCTTCTCCGATCAAATGCAAGAAAAGCAATTCAACTGGTTCGTCTTCGAATTCCACGTCATCGAAGCGATGGAAGTTTCTGAGTTTACTCCGGCGTTGTAAAAGCGACGGAAAAGAATCGATGATTCTCGTAAGTCCGTCATTAGAGTTTAAGAAGGAAGCGAAAGTAGAGAATTCAAAGGTGAAAAGCGGTGGAAAAGGAAGCCTAGTGAAGAACAATGCGAAAGTGGTGGAAAAAAAGATTCCGGTGACGGAGAGGAAAATTCCGGCAGCGGTAACGGCAATGGAAGCGTTTtatctaagaaagaaagagaataatagaaaCTCGTATTTACCGTATAAGCAAGAGTTAATTGGCTTTGGTGTTGGTTTTCATGCTAATATTGGAAGAGGTTCTCCACTTCATGtttga